The window AAGATTGAAGATCTCATGGCCAAACAGGGAAAGGCAGAGGTCTATAAGGTCAGGAGGGGTGAGGAAGGATACGAGATTGCCTTCAGTTTAGGTACCAGACATGGTATCCAGGCCGATACCTGCCTTACCCTCCTTAATGAAAAGGGAAAACCGGTAGGAACGGTAGTGGTTGACAGAGTCTCAGAAACAGACTCGTTGGCAACGGCGGGATTTAACTACACAGTGAAACCGGGCTATATCGTTTCACTTCAGGAGCAAACCCACGAATAGATCGGTGGGACAGGAGTTAGAATGAAATAATTTTCTCCTGATTCACTAACCCCTGAGTAGTTACACTAAAATTTGAGAGGAGGATGTTGTTTAATGAGAAAAGGCGAGAGATTGTATCAGATGCTCTTGATGGCTGCAAAGGCCCATGCAAGGTGGGAGTATGAAATCTCGATGAACATCTTGAGCAGTAAGAAGAGGCGCCTGATACTGGGCTTGATGTTATTGCCGATCATTTTAGGATCCATCGCTTTCGCCACCGCCGAACTTCCACCCATCTTAGGGGGGAAAGAGGCTTACAGCCCTGCCTTTTATACTACCTTTGTTTTTATGGTCTCCATACTCATCGGCCTCTGTGCAGGGTTAATTACCGGCGCTATCGGGGCGGGCGGGGGATTTATCATCACGCCGGCGCTCATGAGCGCCGGAATAAAGGGAATCCTGGCTGTAGGCACCGATCTCTTCCACATCTTCGCCAAGGCTATTATGGGAACGGTGGTTCATAAAAAATTAGGTAATGTTTCGGTTGGCCTGGCTGTCGCCTTTTTAGTCGGATCAGTCCTCGGGGTTACCGGTGGCGGGGTGATCAACAGGACACTTTATGAAAAAAACCCTGTTTTGAGTGATACCTTCATCAGCGTTGTTTATGTCCTTCTATTAGGGTTTTTAGGCATCTATGCCCTGGTTGATTTTTTCAGGCTCAGGAGAGCCGGCGGAGAGGTGGGAGCCCATGTGGGAGAAAGCCCCCATGGCGCCGAAGCGGCCTCCGGGGGGAAAGGCCTTCCCGCCAGGTTGCAGTCGGCCAGGATTCCTCCCTTTATTACCTTTGATCAGGACCTTACCCCCGGTGGGAAGAAGATTTCCGCTGTTTTTGTGGCTATCTGCGGGGCTATTGTCGGTTTCGCAGCAGCAATCATGGGGGTAGGCGGAGGCTTTTTGACTTTTCCCATGTTTGTTTACATCCTCGGTGTTTCATCCTTTACCACCGTGGGAACGGATATTCTGCAGATCATATTTACCGCCGGCTATGCCGCCATTTCACAATACGCCATCTACGGCTTCGTTTTTTATACCCTGGCCATGGGGATGCTTCTCGGCTCCCTGATAGGAATTCAGCTCGGCGCACTGACCACCAAGGTTGTCAAAGGAATCTATATCAGGGGGTTTTATGCTGTAGCCGTTCTCGCCGGTTTTCTCAACAGGTTGTTTGCCCTGCCCGGTAAACTCAGGGAAATGGAGATCATTGACATCTCCAAAGCTATGGCAGCAACTATGACCACTATCGGTAACTGGCTCTTCTTTATTGCCGTGGGGGTTTTCGCGATCTGGGTAATCGGAAAGTTTTTCAGCAACATTAAAGTCTTAAGAGGGGAGGTATAAGGCAATGATCGTGGCAAATAAAAGGGAATTCACTAAAGGTCTTCTTCTATCTGTAAGTTTCTTGATTGTCCTGGGAATAATGTTTACCCCTGTATTCGGGGGAGGGAGGAATGCCTTCCAGGCTGCCGATCGGCTTTTCAACTCCATTGCCAAGGGATCAACGTACTACATCCCCAAAGTTCTGAAAGAAAACGAGGAGTATAAAGGTCGTCGTGTTGATATTGCCATCAAACTTGATAATGAAGAAATGGCAAAGAAGACAGGGCAGCTCTTCTCCGCCGCGGGCGCTTCGGTGAGTACAGCAGGCAATGGTTTACCCCTGCTTAAGGTAAATGGCGACCTTGGCCGGATTTTAGAGGCGGCGATCAGGGATAGCGACGTTGTCTTCTATAATCGAGGTGAAGAGATCGCCCAGAAATACGGCTTCCCGCAAAAAGAGGTGTTGTTTGTCTGGCATAAAGGATTCAAGGCACTGAACAAGGCACTGACAAAACAGGAAAGATTCACCGAGGCGACCTGGGTGGAAGAGGTGATGAAGAGAACCATTGAGGTGGCATACAATTTCTATAAAATCGAACCGAGATCGGCATCTTCGAGTGTTGGCATCTTAAGTGTTTCGCTCGGCTTCTATGTCCTTTATACCCTGTGGTGGGGTTATGCAATCCTCTTCCTCTTTGAGGGTCTCGGCCTGCAGATGAAAGCGGGCCATAAAAAAGAGGTTTAAGCTTTCCGTGCTTCCTTTCCTGAAAAAAATCTTTTCCACCCCCCCACGGAGGCGACTTTTTACTTTTAACGTCGAGGAACTTCGCTCTACCTTCAGGGCCCGCTACCATAACTTTAAGCTCCTTCTCAATGCCAACAACAAGGCCCTGGAGATTATGGCTGATATAGAGCAGGCCCTTGCCGGGGGACGCCCTTTCAGTATGTCCTTTATCAGGGCAAACTGTACAGCTTTGTCTGTCAATGTCTTCCGTATCATCCAGAATCTTGATGAACTCGCCCCAGGCAAATACCGGGAATTATACAACAGGTTCAGGGATATAGAGACGTCCATCAATCAGATACTTTCCCGGAGAAGACTGCCCAAAGGGGACAGGCTTGTTATTTCACTGCGGGAAATCGGCGGGGAGATGGCCGATGAGGTGGGAAATAAGATGGCCGGCCTGGGGGAAATAAAAAATCAGCTCCAGATTTCCACACCGGAAGGCTTCGTGATCACAGCCCTTGCCTATCAGAGGTTTTTTGCCCATAACGACCTTCAGACAGAGATTGACCGTCGCCTCCAGTCTTCTCGTGGGGAGCAGATCGTCCATCTCTACACCCTCAGCGCCGGCATCCAGCAACTGATCATCCGGTCAAGTATTCCTCCCGACCTGGAAGAGATAATCATGGAGGCTTACAGAGACCTGGAGCAGCAGGTCAGAGGGGGGATAACGGTATCTCTGCGGAGCAGCGCCTTAGCGGAAGATTCTATGGGAACATCCTTTGCCGGACAGTATCGTTCTGAACTGAACGTGAGCGCCGAAAATATTATGCGGGCCTATAGAGAAGTCATCGCCAGCAAGTACAGCCTGCCGGCCATGGCTTACAGATTGAACAAGGGGATCCGTGATGAAGACATTGACATGTGTGTGGGTTGCATGGTGATGGTTGATGCGCTGACCGGCGGGGTCATCTACTCCCGTAATCCGCTGGATATGAGAGACAGTTCGATTTTTATAAACTCAGCCTGGGGTCTGCCCAAATCCGTGGTTGACGGCAGCGGGGCCTCCGACCTGTTTGTTGTCTTACGAGATAACATGGCTGTGGTAAAGAAAGAGATCAGGAACAAGGAATATAAGTTCGTCTGTTACCCTGAAGAAGGGGTATGTCGTCTGGATCTGGCGGGAGAGAAGGCCTCCTCCCCTTCCCTGACAGACGACCAGGTCCGTCGGTTAGCCGGGATGACAATGAAAATAGAGGAATACTACGGGTTTCCTCAAGACATTGAGTGGGCCATTTCCCAGGATGGCGCCGTCTATATCTTGCAATGCCGGCCGCTTAAGCAGTTTGATACGGGAGAAAATGTTCCTGGAGGGCCGGAGGAGCCGGTAGAGAAGGAATCGGTGATCATCGCAGGAGGGATAACGGCCTCTGCCGGTGTGGCCTGCGGTCCTGTCTTTATAGTAAAGAGAGACATGGATACCCTTCAGTTTCCGGAGGGGGCTGTCCTGGTTACCCCCTGGCCTCTGCCGAGATGGGCTGCTCTCTTGAGTCGGGCCCAGGCGGTGGTCACTGAGGAGGGGAGTTTTGCCGGCCATCTGGCGACGGTGGCGAGGGAATTTAACGTCCCGGCATTGTTCGGTGTTCCCGGGGCGACTGATACATTGAAGAATAACGACCTGGTAACGGTAGATGCCGAGGGACGGAGAATCTATAAGGGCCGTGTTGAGGCGCTGTTAGTGCAGTCGGAGCATAAGAAAAAATTTGCCGAAGGCAGCCCTGTTTATGAGATCCTCAAAGAAGTAAGCCGGTACATTGTCCCCTTAAACCTCCTTGATCCGGATGCCCCCGATTTTAAACCGCAGAAGTGCCGGACCTTCCATGATCTTACCCGCTTTTCCCACGAAAAGGCGGTTTGGGAGATGTTCAGTTTCGGTAAGGAGCATCATTTCCCAGAGCGTGCCAGTAAACAACTGGTAACTGACGTACCGATGCAGTTCTGGGTCATTGATTTAGATGACGGCTTCAAGGATGAGGTCGAGGGAAGGCATGTTAAATTAGAAAACATCTCCTCCATCCCCATGCTCGCCCTCTGGAAGGGGATCACCGCCATCCCCTGGCGGGGCCCCCCGCCGGTGAATGCAAAGGGATTTTTGTCCATCTTGCACGAGGCCACTACCAATCTGGCACTCGATCCCTCCTCCCGCTCCTCCTATGCCGTCCGCAATTATTTTATGATCTCCAAGAATTTCTGCAGCCTCCATTCTCGGTTTGGTTTCCATTTCTCCATTGTGGAGGCATTAGTTGGTGAAAGAGCCCTGGAAAATTACATCAGTTTCCAGTTCAAGGGGGGTGCCGCTGACTATCAGCGAAGGGTGAGACGTACCTTTTTTGTCGGCCGTATCTTAGAGGAATTTGGTTTTCGGACAGAGGTCAGGGAAGATGCACTTTTTTCCCGCCTGGAGGGGCAAGAGGAAGGCTTCATGAAAGGAAGGCTCATGGTCATCGGTTACCTGATCATCCATACCCGCCAGTTAGACATGATTATGCTGGACGATGCCTCCATAAGCGGCCAGAGGGCAAAGATCATGAGAGACATCCATTCCATTCTCGAGACCCCGGGGCCGGCCATACCCAATTCGCCTGATTGACAAACAATGTTCTGTCTACCGTTAGGCTTGGCACAGAGGGGCAGAGCTTAGCAGTTTAATCAGGAAGTTAAGCAGCAAATAGGCAAGACAGCTTTGTGCCTCTGTGCCTATTAACCTGAGTAGTTACAAAAATATTAAAAAAAAGGGGGGTCATAGATGTTTAAAAAGGAATTCTTAGAGGAAGAGGACAAGTTGAAAGCACAGTGGAAAGAGTCATACGACAAGCTTTACAAAGGCAAAGAGTTTCAAGCTACTACAGATTCCGGTATCCAGGTAAAATCCGTTTATACAACAAGAGATCTGGAAGAGGTTGGTTTTAAACCGGAAATGCCGGGGGTTTATCCTTATACAAGAGGGATATACCCGGTGCAGTATCAATTCACCCCCTGGTTTAACAATCTGGTTTTGGGCTATGGTTTGCCGGAACAAACCCGGGAAAGAATGGATCTTTTAAAAGAAATGGGAGCCAGGGGTTATTTTGGCAAGGATGCCTATAACCTGGTGTTCGATCTGGTAGCGAAGGCAGGTTACGATCCCGATGATCCGGAAGTGAAAGGGAGGGTGGGACACGCGGGTTGTCATTTTGCGACTCAAGATGATTTTGATTACCTTTTTCACGATATTGATCTTACGAAAGTATCAGTTGTCCACAACATCTGCCGTGCCACCCTGGTCCAGATAGCGCTGTACGTTGCCTATCTTGAAAAAAGGGGGATCCCCATAACAAAAGTTTACGGCAACAGTATGAATTGGCTCTGGTCTTTTGCTTTTGTGGGCAACGTTGCCTTTCCTCCCAAAAGCGCCTTTAAGCTTATGGCGGAGTTTATAAAATTCTGCTGCCGGAACATGCCCCAGTGGAATCATACCAATATCGTATCTTATTATGTGGAAGAATCGGGGGGCAGCGCCATCCAGGAGGCAGGTTTTGCGATAGCGGCAGGAATAGCCATCACGGAAGAATGCATAAAAGCGGGACTTGAGCCGGATGAGTTTTTACCGAGAGTTGGCTTTCAGATTGCCCAGGCCGCCGATTTCTTCGAGGAGATTGCCAAGGTCAGGGCGATGAGAAGGGTGTGGGCCAAGGTGAACAGGGAAAGATTTGACTGCAAAAATCCGAGATCGTTGCATTTAAGGATGCACAGCCAGACCTCTGGTGTTACCTTAACGGCGCAGCAGCCTTTAAATAATGTGGTAAGAACCACGTTAGAGACTCTGGGAGCGGTACTTTCAGGTACAAATTCCATCCAGACAAATTCGTATCTGGAAGCTCTTTCTACTCCCACCGAAGAATCCCACATCCTCGCCCTGAGGACCCAGCAGATTATCCTCCATGAGACAAACATACCGAATGTTTCAGATCCATTGGCAGGTTCCTATTATGTAGAATGGCTGACCAGCAAAGTGGAAGGAGAGATTTTCCGGATTATAGAACAGATAGACAAAAGGGGCGGCTTTGTAAAGTGCTGGGAATCCGGGTGGTTTAAAGAGGAGATCACAAAGTCTGCTTATGAATGGCGGGAGAAGATAGATAAAGGGGAAAAGATAATTGTAGGATTGAATAAATATGTAACAGAGAAGGAACAAAAAGTCCCCGTCTTTAAATATCCGGAGATAGAGGAGGAGGCTCTAAGAAGGCTTAAAGAATACAAGGAAAAAAGGGATAATGAAAAAGTAAAAGAAGCCCTGCAGAGACTCAGGGAAATAGCTGTACTGGTCAATGAAACCTGGCCTGAACATAGCGGGGAGCTAATGCCGGCGGTAATTGAGGCGGCAAAAGCAGAAGCTACCCTTGGGGAGTTGCAGGGCGTCTTAAGAGAAGTATTTGGTTGGGCATAGGAGGTAGGATTGATGAAAGAAAAAAAGATCAGGATGTTGTTGACCATCGCTCGATTTGATGGACATGATCGGGGAGTAAGGCATCTAGCCAGGAAATTAAGAGATTTTGGTATGGAAGTGATCTTCACTAGATTTGTTTATCCTCGGGATGTGGTAAGTTCGGCCATTCAGGAAGATGTGGATGTTGTGGGGGTAAGTTTTTCCGTGGGGGGACATAAGTCCATTACCTCTGAAATAATAAAAGGGTTAAGAGAAAGTAAAAGGGAAGATATATTGGTTATTGTAGGAGGAGTAGTCCCTGATGATGATGTACCAGAGTTGATAAGTACGGGTGTGGGAAGAACCTTTGGCCCCGGGTCGTCTGCTGCAGATATTGCTCAATATATTAAAGACAATATGGGCAATATCAAAGATTAGATTGTTGAGAGACCTCCATTCCATTATCGAAGCTCCTCCGGTAGTAGAGGCCCTCCTCTTTTGGCTGACCCAGTCGGTACCCAGGGAACCTGAGCAGGAGGCCATCAGTATCTTTGCCACGGATCGCTGCCTTTTCATTGCCGACCGCCCAGCGCCAACGAAGAGGATAAGCTTTTGATTGAGGAAGTTTCCTTTACATCTATTTACGGAGAATTTTTTCTTCAAAGTTATAGTTTCCCATCAGGAAGTTTTTGGCCAAGGCCTCGACACTGGCCTCATTGGTCATCAGCATGTCCATCTGGCGTGTGAACTGTAACAGTCGCCCGATCATGTCCAGCTTCTCTTCCATGAGAGGGAGCTCATGTTTTTGGTACCGGGCGCCTACCTGGTCTCCGGTAATTTCCACCGCAAAATCGAGTGATTGAAGGATCCTGGCGATAGCCCGGGCACGCCTGTTTCTCCGCACATCATCGGCCGCGCCCCCCTTGAAAGAGAATGTTATATAATTCATGTTCACTGTCTGGCTGCAGTAAGAGTCAAGGATGCTGTAATGGTACCCCACGCGGGAGCTAAAATTCAGATATTTATCGGAAATAATGGCATAACTGCGATCACCGAACCTTTCCACTGTAGAAGGGGGGGAGAGCATCTGCTCTCTCATCACAGATAAAAAACCTTTAAACTCCACCGGGCGTAATTGATTTTGCTGGAAATCTTCATGCGTTATTCCTCTAAGGAGGGCCTTGAAGGGGACAGAGGCGATCTTATCCGGAGATACCCTTTTGAGATGCACGCTGGTTTCCGTCAGACCACCCCCTAAATCAATAACATACAGGTCAAGCGGAATGGACCCCTTCAATTTAAAAGCCACTCCTTTTTTATCGGATACAAAATCGCTGAGTTGAAACATCTCAGTATATGAGAATTCGTGTACCAGCCGGCTGATATCGTGAAGGGACTGACAAAAAGGAGGGGCAAAGTTGGGCGACTTGGGATCCAGAAGATGCAGAGGGACGATCCAATCACTGACTTCCCTCAGGACCCTGTATACTGGTGTGCCCTGCATGGGGGATTTACCGGTAATTTGGAAGGAGTCTAATTCCGGCACCCTTCCCAGATATACCCTTCCCGAATAGGCATCCACGGTAACTTCCATACCGGAGGGGATGCTGGTCGTGGCCACATTGGTATTCACAACGGTAGGCACCGCAAATTCCCTGGCCAGAGAGGCCATATGTCCCGCTACATTTCCCAGATCGGTGATGATGGCCCGGGTTTTCTTCATGACCATAACAAACTTCGGAGAAGAGTGCCTGGCCACCAGGACCGCCCCATCGGGGAAATTCAAGAGGTCTTCGTCTGAAGCTACATGAAAGGCCGGTCCGAAACCTACCCCCGCAGATGCGGTCGTTCCCTTTTCGATCAGCAGCGGGTATGCTGTCAAGACGGGGGTGATGGGATAGTTTTTCCCATAGTCTGCTACGCGAAGGGGGCGGCTTTGCAGGATAAGGAGACGCCCCTCCCGGTCGAGGGCCCACTCGATATCCTGGGGGCATCCGTAATGTTCCTCAAGTTTCAGGGCGTAGCCGGCAAGAATGCCGATCTCTTCCGGCAAGAGACAGGGTTTGTCCTGAAGATCATCCGCCACGGGAATTTCCATCAAACCACCGTCCGGCTTACTGACTAATTGAACTGTCTTGTGGGAGATCTCGGCGGCTATTGTTTGACGATTTTTGCCCACCGTGTAACTGTCCGGCGTGATGACCCCCTCCACGGCATATGGTCCCAGTCCCCATACGGCGGTAATGATGATATTTTCTTTTAGGAGGTTGAAAGGATTTCGCGAATACATCACGCCGCTGGCTGCGGATTCCACCATTTGCAGGCAGGCCACACTCATGGCGATATCTTCGTCCCTTATCCCTTTGTTGAGGCGATAGGCAATCGCCCGGGGAGTATAGAGACTGGCTACGATTTCCTTATAGGTCTGGATGAGACGATCCGATGGCACGTTTAATTTGGACAGGTATTGGCCGGCATAGGAAAGCTCGCTATCCTCTCCAATCCCGCTGCTCCTCATGGATACCCGTAAAGAAGAATTCGGAGATTGCCCCTTACTGTCA of the Syntrophales bacterium genome contains:
- a CDS encoding sulfite exporter TauE/SafE family protein yields the protein MRKGERLYQMLLMAAKAHARWEYEISMNILSSKKRRLILGLMLLPIILGSIAFATAELPPILGGKEAYSPAFYTTFVFMVSILIGLCAGLITGAIGAGGGFIITPALMSAGIKGILAVGTDLFHIFAKAIMGTVVHKKLGNVSVGLAVAFLVGSVLGVTGGGVINRTLYEKNPVLSDTFISVVYVLLLGFLGIYALVDFFRLRRAGGEVGAHVGESPHGAEAASGGKGLPARLQSARIPPFITFDQDLTPGGKKISAVFVAICGAIVGFAAAIMGVGGGFLTFPMFVYILGVSSFTTVGTDILQIIFTAGYAAISQYAIYGFVFYTLAMGMLLGSLIGIQLGALTTKVVKGIYIRGFYAVAVLAGFLNRLFALPGKLREMEIIDISKAMAATMTTIGNWLFFIAVGVFAIWVIGKFFSNIKVLRGEV
- a CDS encoding PEP/pyruvate-binding domain-containing protein, producing the protein MWKKLKLFKRKKLNQGASSRNNLSDLFRFKYSCFKMLLDSNAEFLKIITDIEEKLRGQQVFGMSYVKSRSAQAVFHTLRMVKNLDDLSGHRYSLLFDVLEKINVKIKEILSKRKEIPPTELILPYCQINAEMMDWVGGKNANLGEIHSRVGLPIPGGFAVTTRACESFMADNDLFDEISRKKMEIDPDNPETIKTTSEEIQRLIVSAQVPATLEEAILLAYAKLAEADSKGQSPNSSLRVSMRSSGIGEDSELSYAGQYLSKLNVPSDRLIQTYKEIVASLYTPRAIAYRLNKGIRDEDIAMSVACLQMVESAASGVMYSRNPFNLLKENIIITAVWGLGPYAVEGVITPDSYTVGKNRQTIAAEISHKTVQLVSKPDGGLMEIPVADDLQDKPCLLPEEIGILAGYALKLEEHYGCPQDIEWALDREGRLLILQSRPLRVADYGKNYPITPVLTAYPLLIEKGTTASAGVGFGPAFHVASDEDLLNFPDGAVLVARHSSPKFVMVMKKTRAIITDLGNVAGHMASLAREFAVPTVVNTNVATTSIPSGMEVTVDAYSGRVYLGRVPELDSFQITGKSPMQGTPVYRVLREVSDWIVPLHLLDPKSPNFAPPFCQSLHDISRLVHEFSYTEMFQLSDFVSDKKGVAFKLKGSIPLDLYVIDLGGGLTETSVHLKRVSPDKIASVPFKALLRGITHEDFQQNQLRPVEFKGFLSVMREQMLSPPSTVERFGDRSYAIISDKYLNFSSRVGYHYSILDSYCSQTVNMNYITFSFKGGAADDVRRNRRARAIARILQSLDFAVEITGDQVGARYQKHELPLMEEKLDMIGRLLQFTRQMDMLMTNEASVEALAKNFLMGNYNFEEKILRK
- a CDS encoding methylmalonyl-CoA mutase family protein, whose amino-acid sequence is MFKKEFLEEEDKLKAQWKESYDKLYKGKEFQATTDSGIQVKSVYTTRDLEEVGFKPEMPGVYPYTRGIYPVQYQFTPWFNNLVLGYGLPEQTRERMDLLKEMGARGYFGKDAYNLVFDLVAKAGYDPDDPEVKGRVGHAGCHFATQDDFDYLFHDIDLTKVSVVHNICRATLVQIALYVAYLEKRGIPITKVYGNSMNWLWSFAFVGNVAFPPKSAFKLMAEFIKFCCRNMPQWNHTNIVSYYVEESGGSAIQEAGFAIAAGIAITEECIKAGLEPDEFLPRVGFQIAQAADFFEEIAKVRAMRRVWAKVNRERFDCKNPRSLHLRMHSQTSGVTLTAQQPLNNVVRTTLETLGAVLSGTNSIQTNSYLEALSTPTEESHILALRTQQIILHETNIPNVSDPLAGSYYVEWLTSKVEGEIFRIIEQIDKRGGFVKCWESGWFKEEITKSAYEWREKIDKGEKIIVGLNKYVTEKEQKVPVFKYPEIEEEALRRLKEYKEKRDNEKVKEALQRLREIAVLVNETWPEHSGELMPAVIEAAKAEATLGELQGVLREVFGWA
- a CDS encoding PEP/pyruvate-binding domain-containing protein, coding for MLPFLKKIFSTPPRRRLFTFNVEELRSTFRARYHNFKLLLNANNKALEIMADIEQALAGGRPFSMSFIRANCTALSVNVFRIIQNLDELAPGKYRELYNRFRDIETSINQILSRRRLPKGDRLVISLREIGGEMADEVGNKMAGLGEIKNQLQISTPEGFVITALAYQRFFAHNDLQTEIDRRLQSSRGEQIVHLYTLSAGIQQLIIRSSIPPDLEEIIMEAYRDLEQQVRGGITVSLRSSALAEDSMGTSFAGQYRSELNVSAENIMRAYREVIASKYSLPAMAYRLNKGIRDEDIDMCVGCMVMVDALTGGVIYSRNPLDMRDSSIFINSAWGLPKSVVDGSGASDLFVVLRDNMAVVKKEIRNKEYKFVCYPEEGVCRLDLAGEKASSPSLTDDQVRRLAGMTMKIEEYYGFPQDIEWAISQDGAVYILQCRPLKQFDTGENVPGGPEEPVEKESVIIAGGITASAGVACGPVFIVKRDMDTLQFPEGAVLVTPWPLPRWAALLSRAQAVVTEEGSFAGHLATVAREFNVPALFGVPGATDTLKNNDLVTVDAEGRRIYKGRVEALLVQSEHKKKFAEGSPVYEILKEVSRYIVPLNLLDPDAPDFKPQKCRTFHDLTRFSHEKAVWEMFSFGKEHHFPERASKQLVTDVPMQFWVIDLDDGFKDEVEGRHVKLENISSIPMLALWKGITAIPWRGPPPVNAKGFLSILHEATTNLALDPSSRSSYAVRNYFMISKNFCSLHSRFGFHFSIVEALVGERALENYISFQFKGGAADYQRRVRRTFFVGRILEEFGFRTEVREDALFSRLEGQEEGFMKGRLMVIGYLIIHTRQLDMIMLDDASISGQRAKIMRDIHSILETPGPAIPNSPD
- a CDS encoding cobalamin-dependent protein (Presence of a B(12) (cobalamin)-binding domain implies dependence on cobalamin itself, in one of its several forms, or in some unusual lineages, dependence on a cobalamin-like analog.); this translates as MKEKKIRMLLTIARFDGHDRGVRHLARKLRDFGMEVIFTRFVYPRDVVSSAIQEDVDVVGVSFSVGGHKSITSEIIKGLRESKREDILVIVGGVVPDDDVPELISTGVGRTFGPGSSAADIAQYIKDNMGNIKD